The Fusarium musae strain F31 chromosome 10, whole genome shotgun sequence genome window below encodes:
- a CDS encoding putative secondary metabolism biosynthetic enzyme (EggNog:ENOG41~antiSMASH:Cluster_10.4~SMCOG1001:short-chain dehydrogenase/reductase SDR) codes for MNSTTFSQFNGDTEGLEVAQTFSAQVSGKVVLVTGVNLGGIGHSTAEALASQGPSHLIITGRSRTKLQESVNAMKSLYPQVNYVILQFDLSSQQSVRAAAAELLGLDDIPRVYLLINNAGVAFLPERSLSPENVEMHFATNHIGHFLFTSLILPKLIKASEESPKGATCIINVSSGSPKWAHMRWSDINFEKKNKDLPEGERTNYEVHRAWGSPNVEELSYIPLAAYNQSKVANVLFSIGANKRWYERYGILSLAVFPGWIETELSRHMPSEAREAILKVGNQRGVKYKTLQAGGSTTVVAALDPKLGPGEKREGKENYGVFLEDCQICSAAHPKAESDEEAEKLWELSEKLVSESA; via the exons ATGAACTCAACAACATTCTCTCAGTTTAATGGCGACACAGAGGGTCTTGAAGTCGCCCAAACCTTCTCTGCACAGGTTTCTGGTAAGGTTGTGCTGGTCACGGGAGTGAACCTAGGCGGGATCGGTCACTCAACAGCCGAAGCTTTG GCATCGCAGGGGCCGTcgcatctcatcatcaccggcCGCTCTCGCACCAAGCTCCAAGAAAGTGTGAATGCAATGAAGAGTCTCTACCCTCAGGTCAACTACGTCATCCTTCAGTTTGACCTCTCAAGCCAACAGTCAGTTCGTGCCGCCGCTGCGGAACTTCTCGGCCTAGATGACATTCCGAGGGTCTACctgctcatcaacaatgccGGGGTCGCATTCCTCCCAGAACGCTCGCTCAGCCCAGAGAACGTCGAGATGCATTTTGCGACCAATCATATTGGCCACTTCCTTTTCACCAGCCTCATTTTGCCAAAGCTTATCAAGGCCTCTGAGGAGAGTCCAAAGGGTGCAACTTGTATTATCAATGTGTCCAGTGGATCGCCAAAGTGGGCGCACATGAGATGGAGTGACATcaactttgagaagaagaacaaggacctACCGGAAGGAGAGAGGACCAACTACGAGGTTCATAGAGCATGGGGTTCTCCCAATGTGGAGGAACTAAGCTATATCCCCTTGGCAGCATACAACCAGAGCAAAGTCGCAAATGTGCTTTTCAGCATCGGCGCAAACAAGCGATGGTACGAGCGTTACGGAATCTTGTCACTGGCAGTGTTTCCAGGGTGGATTGAGACAGAACTCAGTCGACACATGCCCTCTGAAGCTCGCGAGGCGATTTTAAAGGTTGGAAACCAGAGAGGAGTGAAGTATAAGACTCTTCAGGCTGGAGGGTCAACCACGGTTGTTGCGGCGTTGGATCCCAAACTCGGGCCGGGTGAGAAACGGGAGGGAAAGGAGAACTACGGTGTATTTTTGGAAGATTGTCAGATTTGTAGCGCTGCGCATCCAAAGGCTGAGTCTGatgaagaggcagagaagctTTGGGAACTGTCCGAAAAGCTGGTCAGTGAAAGTGCTTAG
- a CDS encoding hypothetical protein (EggNog:ENOG41): MSVAQVLFNTTPVNTIQVEPRRRGSWVPTRRKSECPLEITIDRHFEAKIYTSGSTITGSVSFSPSADLTVDAFEIVFTGSETTLVQMFHQGTMPKSGHKFLQLRMPIPESALPADGVLQAGQTYEVPFSFVIPYQLPSAACKHRNPIIRERHLQLPPTIGSWEHDDMAVHTVAINYGVDARALLKTDKGKSMVLERAHPVKVMPYLPEQPPLHILPGNPRYTMTQEKSIRKDILSSKLGYVRATTRQPDAVIISADKLQPSECSLNIDLEFWPTSKKATPPEMYAKSATIKASTYYSTGHLSFLPDQHNFPSVMPNPILSFVLDESATVTKSPAPRWEQTSASMSAPSSRRGSENSTMGDEPPRTASRRGSKSSDIIKAEAPRHTATLPVSIELPSPDNKILLPTFYSCLISRTYMLEIVMASRAHGSSFTLRLPLQIAVEGHHETGINHVPTYEQVQAGQDLYDALPTYDTAI, encoded by the exons ATGTCAGTTGCCCAGGTTTTGTTCAACACTACGCCCGTCAACACCATACAAGTTGAGCCAAGGCGTAGAGGAAGTTGGGTTCCCACGCGGAGAAAGTCAGAATGTCCTCTCGAAATCACCATCGATCGACACTTTGAGGCCAAGATCTACACCTCCGGCTCAACCATCACTGGCTCTGTATCATTCTCACCAAGCGCAGATCTAACCGTCGATGCTTTTGAGATAGTCTTCACTGGCTCTGAAACAACCCTGGTCCAGATGTTTCACCAAGGAACTATGCCTAAATCAGGGCACAAGTTTCTTCAGCTTAGAATGCCAATCCCTGAGAGTGCTCTGCCGGCCGACGGAGTGCTTCAGGCTGGTCAAACCTACGAGGTTCCTTTCTCTTTCGTCATTCCATATCAATTACCCAGTGCGGCTTGCAAGCATCGAAACCCAATCATTCGGGAACGGCATCTGCAGTTACCGCCGACTATTGGATCATGGGAGCATGATGACATGGCTGTCCATACTGTTGCTATCAACTACGGTGTTGACGCACGAGCGCTGCTCAAGACCGATAAAGGCAAATCCATGGTTCTCGAGCGAGCTCATCCCGTGAAAGTCATGCCTTATCTCCCAGAGCAGCCTCCTCTGCATATCTTACCAGGAAACCCACGATACACTATGACTCAAGAGAAGTCAATTCGAAAAGACATTCTCTCTTCCAAGCTAGGCTACGTCAGAGCAACCACACGTCAACCAGATGCCGTAATCATCTCAGCCGACAAGCTTCAGCCGTCAGAATGCTCACTCAATATCGATCTCGAGTTCTGGCCAACTTCCAAGAAAGCGACTCCACCCGAGATGTACGCAAAGTCAGCTACCATCAAAGCATCGACGTACTACTCCACAGGTCATCTTAGCTTCCTACCAGATCAACACAACTTCCCCAGCGTCATGCCAAATCCAATCTTAAGCTTTGTGCTCGATGAGAGCGCAACGGTCACCAAGTCTCCCGCGCCTCGCTGGGAACAAACATCAGCTTCAATGTCAGCACCGAGCTCACGCAGAGGCTCAGAGAACTCTACCATGGGCGATGAGCCTCCCCGCACGGCTTCCAGACGAGGCTCCAAGAGTagtgatatcatcaaggccgAAGCGCCTCGACATACAGCAACTTTGCCTGTTTCGATCGAGCTGCCGAGCCCCGATAACAAGATCTTGCTTCCGACCTTTTATTCCTGCCTCATCAGCCGGACCTACATGCTAGAAATTGTTATGGCTTCTAGAGCGCATGGTTCCAGTTTCACCCTGCGACTGCCATTGCAGATTGCTGTCGAGGGACACCATGAGACGGGCATCAACCACGTGCCGACCTAC GAACAAGTTCAGGCAGGACAAGACCTATATGATGCTCTTCCGACTTACGATACCGCCATCTGA
- a CDS encoding hypothetical protein (EggNog:ENOG41), which translates to MLPDATIDSAADKLAEFRNSNALNDILDQYAILIEDYKRLKSDYEEEREGRERYKQLARGQERNPFALVVVDGDGYIFDERFVKDGEEGGSRAAKQLNDTIKDSLRRKGLESCEVMVRVYANLTGLSKALCKNGLAGAEKRSFSSFTAGFNRSYGLADFIDAGELKENADFKVKAILRLYADNAQCKHIYFAACHDVGYVSDLIPFRGNRERFTLIRTPSVLFHKEFDRLGMNVEELPGVFRHVPLTYAYSTAQTKAALASSNNMGKAVSAPYTNSTIKGNSNDGNTVCNFYAQGNCRYGSGCKFSHGDSKTSSQNSTPSPSTYGTSTKNLTGDWRRGSSITKSNIESLPRKEDIPDGCVAINAVEDRLDAYLPPPDPEAARRLKLLSQEKKFCNNAQLYNSCESDNCGYEHAPIDKDLLPALEHLSRSVPYYSPVDYVEAVDQAMMSPSLHSEDVDGRNTENGGTNLWGDQ; encoded by the exons ATGCTTCCTGATGCGACAATCGACAGTGCAGCTGACAAGCTTGCCGAGTTCCGCAATAGCAACGCCCTCAATGATATTCTCGACCAGTACGCTATTCTCATTGAAGATTATAAGCGTCTAAAAAGCGACTATGAAGAGGAGCGTGAGGGCAGAGAGCGCTACAAGCAGCTCGCAAGAGGTCAAGAGCGTAATCCTTTTGCTCTCGTAGTCGTTGACGGAGATGGTTACATCTTTGACGAACGCTTCGTCAAAGACGGTGAAGAAGGCGGGAGCAGAGCCGCCAAGCAACTCAACGACACTATTAAAGATAGTCTACGCCGCAAAGGTCTCGAATCCTGCGAGGTCATGGTCCGCGTCTACGCCAACCTCACAGGCCTATCAAAAGCGCTCTGCAAGAACGGCCTCGCCGGCGCAGAGAAGCgctccttctcatccttcacAGCCGGGTTTAACCGCTCTTACGGCCTCGCTGACTTCATCGACGCGGGCGAGTTAAAAGAAAACGCCGACTTTAAAGTCAAGGCCATTCTGCGCCTGTACGCCGACAACGCCCAGTGCAAGCATATTTACTTCGCAGCCTGCCACGACGTGGGCTACGTATCCGACCTTATCCCCTTTAGGGGCAACCGTGAAAGATTCACGCTTATTCGAACGCCGAGTGTGTTGTTTCATAAGGAGTTTGACAGACTCGGTATGAATGTTGAGGAACTCCCTGGCGTGTTCCGCCATGTGCCACTGACATACGCTTATTCTACTGCGCAAACAAAAGCGGCTCTTGCGTCGTCCAACAATATGGGCAAAGCCGTCAGCGCACCTTACACAAATTCTACGATCAAAGGAAACTCGAATGATGGGAACACGGTCTGCAACTTTTATGCACAAGGAAATTGCCGATATGGCAGCGGCTGCAAGTTCTCTCACGGCGACAGTAAAACATCCAGTCAGAATAGCACACCTTCGCCATCAACCTACGGCACAAGCACAAAGAACCTGACAGGTGATTGGCGACGGGgctccagcatcaccaaaAGTAACATCGAGTCTCTGCCTCGAAAGGAGGATATCCCAGATGGATGTGTTGCCATCAACGCTGTTGAAGACCGCCTTGACGCTTACTTGCCCCCGCCTGACCCCGAAGCCGCAAGACGTCTCAAGCTGCTATCGCAGGAAAAGAAATTCTGCAATAATGCACAGCTGTATAATTCATGCGAGAGCGACAACTGCGGATATGAGCATGCACCAATTGATAAAGACCTGCTCCCAGCACTCGAACATCTGTCACGTTCCGTACCTT ATTACTCCCCAGTCGATTatgttgaggctgttgatCAGGCTATGATGTCCCCGTCCCTACACTCTGAAGATGTCGATGGGCGCAATACCGAGAATGGGGGGACTAATCTGTGGGGAGATCAgtaa
- a CDS encoding hypothetical protein (EggNog:ENOG41), producing MAPMTRLRADENHAPLDMMREYYAQRASVPGTLLITEATFVSATSRGRDENAPGIFSQEQVQAWRHVTDEVHSKGSFIFMQLWHVGRAARQHALDKAGLEMVSSSDVPISGEYPTPRPMSTEEIRECIASFASAARNAINAGFDGVEIHAANGYLIDQFTQDTCNRRTDEWGGSIENRSRFCLEIARAVSQEIGPDRTAIRLSPFSAFQGMRMHDPEPQFTHLISELKPLGLAYLHLIEPRIAGNVDRETDDMESLDFALDAWAWAGPVILAGGYTAEKANKASETSLKDRPVAFAFGRHFISNPDLPLRLARNIPLAPYKRDTFYKVKSADGYTDYPFSRGWKEGQTVE from the coding sequence ATGGCGCCGATGACGCGCCTGCGGGCAGATGAAAATCACGCACCGCTGGATATGATGAGAGAGTACTATGCGCAGAGAGCATCAGTTCCTGGCACGCTTCTCATTACGGAAGCAACGTTTGTATCGGCCACATCACGAGGGCGTGATGAGAATGCTCCGGGAATATTCTCGCAGGAGCAGGTCCAAGCGTGGCGACATGTAACGGATGAGGTTCACAGCAAAgggtccttcatcttcatgcAGCTATGGCACGTCGGTAGAGCAGCTCGTCAACATGCGCTGGACAAGGCTGGCTTAGAAATGGTCAGTAGTAGCGACGTCCCCATCAGCGGAGAGTATCCGACACCACGGCCCATGAGCACTGAGGAAATCAGGGAGTGCATTGCATCTTTCGCCAGTGCCGCTAGAAATGCCATCAACGCGGGTTTTGACGGTGTCGAGATTCATGCTGCAAATGGATACCTCATCGACCAATTTACGCAAGATACATGTAACAGACGAACAGATGAATGGGGCGGCAGTATTGAGAATCGGTCACGGTTCTGTCTTGAGATTGCGAGAGCTGTTTCACAAGAGATAGGCCCGGATCGGACAGCTATTCGACTGTCACCTTTCAGTGCGTTCCAAGGCATGCGGATGCATGACCCCGAGCCGCAGTTCACCCATCTGATCTCCGAGTTGAAGCCCTTGGGGCTCGCGTACCTCCATCTCATTGAACCCCGTATTGCTGGAAACGTGGACAGGGAAACCGATGACATGGAAAGCCTCGACTTTGCGCTTGATGCATGGGCTTGGGCCGGACCAGTCATTTTGGCTGGGGGTTACACAGCGGAAAAGGCAAACAAAGCCTCGGAAACAAGCTTGAAGGACCGACCTGTTGCGTTTGCGTTTGGGAGACACTTTATTTCTAATCCGGACTTGCCGCTTAGACTCGCGAGGAATATTCCCCTGGCGCCGTATAAGAGGGATACTTTTTACAAGGTAAAGAGCGCGGATGGGTACACGGATTATCCTTTCAGCAGAGGATGGAAGGAAGGACAAACGGTAGAGTAA